A single window of Halobacillus naozhouensis DNA harbors:
- the rnc gene encoding ribonuclease III, translating to MEDFPSFQDKINQQFKNLSLLEQAFTHSSYVNEHRKTDREDNERLEFLGDAVLELGVSQYLYKEFPNKPEGELTKLRASIVCEASLVKFANDLNFQDLILLGKGEEMTGGRNRPALLADVFEAFIGALYLDKGFNQVVHFLENYVYPKIKEGAFSHAMDYKSQLQEFIQRDRNSRIEYEIVEERGPAHSREFVAHVRIQNENAGIGIGRTKKEAEQKAAQQALINQGAM from the coding sequence ATGGAGGATTTCCCCAGTTTCCAAGATAAAATTAACCAACAATTTAAAAATCTATCGTTGCTGGAACAAGCTTTTACCCATTCATCCTATGTGAATGAGCATCGCAAAACAGACCGTGAAGATAATGAGCGCCTTGAATTTTTGGGAGATGCCGTCCTTGAATTAGGGGTGTCTCAATATTTATATAAAGAATTTCCGAACAAGCCTGAAGGAGAATTAACAAAACTGAGGGCATCAATTGTTTGTGAAGCTTCACTCGTCAAATTTGCAAACGATTTAAATTTTCAGGACTTAATCTTACTCGGTAAAGGGGAAGAAATGACCGGCGGCCGTAATCGTCCAGCTCTGTTGGCTGATGTATTCGAGGCATTTATAGGTGCCTTATACTTAGATAAAGGCTTTAATCAAGTCGTGCATTTTCTTGAAAATTACGTTTACCCTAAGATCAAAGAAGGTGCTTTTTCTCATGCGATGGATTATAAGAGTCAGCTCCAGGAGTTCATTCAACGGGACCGAAACAGCAGAATTGAGTATGAGATTGTAGAAGAAAGAGGTCCAGCACACAGCCGCGAGTTTGTAGCACATGTCCGGATCCAGAATGAGAATGCGGGGATCGGCATTGGGCGTACGAAAAAAGAGGCAG
- the acpP gene encoding acyl carrier protein encodes MAETFDRVKQIIVDRLDADESKVTMEASFKEDLEADSLDVVELVMELEDEFDMEISDEEAEKINTVGDAVNYINSVS; translated from the coding sequence ATGGCAGAAACATTTGATCGCGTAAAACAAATCATTGTCGATCGTCTAGATGCAGACGAATCTAAAGTTACAATGGAAGCTTCCTTCAAAGAAGATCTAGAAGCAGACTCTCTTGACGTAGTAGAATTAGTAATGGAGCTCGAAGATGAGTTTGATATGGAAATCTCTGATGAAGAAGCTGAAAAAATCAATACGGTTGGCGACGCTGTGAATTACATAAACAGTGTATCCTAA
- the fabG gene encoding 3-oxoacyl-[acyl-carrier-protein] reductase: MLQEQVALVTGASRGIGRAIALELAQNGAKVAVNYAGSEDRAEAVIQEIKDNGGEAIKIQANVSQADDVSRMVKTVVEEFGRLDILVNNAGITKDNLLMRMKEQEFDDVIDTNLKGVFMCTKGVTRQMMKQKFGRIINISSIVGVSGNPGQANYVAAKAGVIGLTKSNAKELASRNITVNAVAPGYITTDMTDQLTDEQREQMLALIPLNRLGGGEDVARAVRFLASGDAAYITGQTLHIDGGMVM; encoded by the coding sequence ATGCTTCAAGAACAAGTTGCACTCGTCACTGGTGCTTCGCGCGGGATTGGCCGGGCCATCGCCCTTGAGCTTGCTCAAAATGGTGCAAAAGTAGCTGTGAATTATGCGGGCAGTGAAGATAGAGCCGAAGCGGTTATTCAGGAAATTAAAGACAACGGCGGTGAAGCCATTAAAATCCAAGCCAACGTCTCTCAAGCAGACGATGTCAGCCGCATGGTGAAGACAGTGGTAGAAGAATTCGGCCGCTTAGATATTTTAGTGAACAATGCTGGAATTACAAAAGATAATCTCTTAATGCGTATGAAGGAACAAGAGTTTGATGATGTAATTGATACTAACTTAAAAGGTGTCTTTATGTGTACGAAAGGCGTAACCAGACAGATGATGAAGCAGAAGTTTGGCCGGATTATTAATATTTCCTCTATCGTAGGAGTTTCAGGTAATCCTGGACAAGCCAACTACGTAGCTGCTAAAGCAGGCGTCATTGGGTTAACGAAATCCAATGCTAAGGAACTGGCTTCACGAAATATCACCGTAAATGCTGTGGCTCCTGGTTATATTACAACAGACATGACCGATCAGCTGACGGACGAGCAGCGAGAACAAATGCTTGCCTTGATTCCGCTTAACCGCTTAGGTGGAGGAGAAGACGTTGCTCGAGCTGTACGTTTCCTCGCTTCTGGAGATGCTGCCTATATTACAGGTCAAACACTTCATATCGATGGCGGAATGGTCATGTAA